In Anser cygnoides isolate HZ-2024a breed goose chromosome Z, Taihu_goose_T2T_genome, whole genome shotgun sequence, a genomic segment contains:
- the LOC136788977 gene encoding coiled-coil domain-containing protein 81-like isoform X3, giving the protein MKHYLLFSPLKPEELSLIKELTSKEICQVWDSTSKYIRRQLLRKQVVNIGIGTFAVVPADTTSADGKAMVVQKPVFKPCRFMMTFYKLKCAENEISIETPFAPLDFEQIASDIHFRPEIVEQCIHETLLLFAGALLDKKDVEFFFKGIGILTVRRKVVTMNFYTEFLLEVDDTDNMYEALLTDSKMTDMIASDGKNKYTRISGNSFITLPTLILQDPHCNPISIKPKRDPQPWGKGGRRVSVLDPVVLAQRRVSLAKTAEKKTKEDKNKQGDQARFLPPIHERSGEELKKPKPPAHPRPSTAFPLDPPTMRPFCQLLKCLRRPSHIVRKEYDQMFKERMKQNDKGQRHTSQKAPQGWHEEPQPPRTAQTELLPPLHERSDEELKKPKPPAHPQPKPPEHRAFAQDSSRPQGVRSVRTKIEERRHRILMDHKLKKLEAATWNQYDSTLQRLMMEHRQKNFRHPLECDQHPSFRVRMEYDEKVKERMKENEEGLSPVSQKAPEGWHEDPQPLRRAQREFEPPIHKRSEKELKKPTPPAHPQPTPPERPDKPQDPPTTRARSVRAQMEERRHRILMAHERKQVEDEIWGEYDAILRSRSREREKNPVYHQLECGRRPSCLLRKEYDKKLKERMKENDKGQSPANQKASDGWKEEPQLPRFEPPIHERSEKELKKPTPLARLQPRPPERLGFSAQKTATTKNFHHSLECDRRPSFLLRKEYDEKLKERLNQNVKGQSPTSRKAAERGQEEPQLPRRAETEKGEKIRLLDHREKAQGVPSTPGNHKRPCSFQLQRP; this is encoded by the exons ATGAAGCACTACCTGCTCTTCAGCCCCTTGAAGCCTGAGGAACTTTCATTAATTAAGGAGCTCACCAGCAAAG aaatCTGCCAAGTGTGGGATAGTACATCCAAATACATCAGAAGGCAGCTGTTGCGGAAGCAG GTGGTGAATATTGGAATCGGAACCTTTGCCGTTGTGCCAGCAGACACCACTAGTGCCGATGGCAAGGCTATGGTTGTTCAGAAACCCGTGTTCAAGCCCTGCAGGTTTATGATGACATTTTACAAGCTCAAGTGTGCCGAGAACGAAATTTCTA TTGAGACACCATTTGCTCCGCTGGACTTTGAGCAGATTGCCTCAGACATCCACTTCCGACCAGAAATAGTAGAGCAGTGCATCCATGAGACCCTGCTTCTCTTCGCTGGTGCCCTCCTGGACAAAAAGGATGTGGAATTCTTCTTCAAGGGTATCGGCATTCTTACTGTGCGAAGAAAAGTGGTCACCATGAACTTCTACACTGAGTTCCTGCTGGAGGTGGATGACACAGACAACATGTATGAAGCTCTTCTCACG GACTCCAAGATGACGGATATGATTGCATCTGAcggcaaaaataaatatactcgTATCAGTGGAAATAGTTTCATCACACTACCAAC GCTTATACTTCAGGACCCGCACTGCAATCCGATTTCCATCAAGCCCAAAAGAGATCCGCAGCCTTGGGGCAAGGGTGGCCGAAGAG TGAGTGTGCTGGACCCGGTGGTGCTGGCTCAGAGGAGGGTTTCTCTAGCCAAGAcggcagagaagaaaaccaagGAGGATAAAAACAAGCAGGGTGACCAAGCCAG ATTCCTGCCACCAATTCATGAGAGATCAGGGGAAGAGCTGAAGAAGCCAAAACCTCCAGCTCATCCACGGCCATCCACGGCTTTTCCTCTGGACCCTCCAACAATG aGACCCTTCTGCCAATTGCTCAAGTGCTTGCGACGTCCTTCCCACATCGTGAGAAAGGAGTACGATCAGATGTTCAAAGAGAGGATGAAGCAGAATGATAAAGGCCAAAGACATACGAGCCAGAAGGCACCACAGGGATGGCACGAAGAGCCACAGCCCCCGAGGACAGCACAGACAGA ATTATTGCCACCACTTCATGAGAGGTCTGACGAGGAGCTGAAGAAGCCAAAACCTCCAGCTCATCCACAGCCTAAGCCCCCTGAGCACAGGGCTTTTGCTCAGGACTCTTCAAGACCG CAGGGAGTACGCTCTGTACGTACTAAAATAGAAGAAAGACGGCACCGTATACTGATGGACCATAAGCTCAAAAAGCTTGAGGCTGCAACCTGGAACCAATATGATTCAACGTTGCAGAGGCTGATGATGGAGCACAGGCAG aAAAACTTCCGCCACCCGCTGGAGTGTGACCAACATCCTTCCTTCCGTGTCAGAATGGAGTACGACGAGAAGGTAAAGGAGAGGATGAAAGAGAATGAGGAAGGCCTAAGCCCTGTGAGCCAGAAGGCACCAGAAGGATGGCACGAAGACCCACAGCCCCTGAGGAGAGCACAGAGAGA ATTCGAGCCACCAATTCACAAGAGGTCTGAGAAGGAGCTGAAGAAGCCAACACCTCCAGCTCATCCACAGCCTACACCCCCTGAGCGCCCGGATAAACCTCAGGACCCTCCAACAACG AGGGCGCGCTCTGTGCGTGCTCAGATGGAAGAAAGACGGCACAGAATACTGATGGCCCACGAGCGCAAACAGGTTGAAGATGAAATCTGGGGGGAATACGATGCAATCCTACGGAGTAGGAGCAGGGAGCGAGAAAAG aACCCCGTCTACCACCAGCTGGAATGTGGCCGACGTCCTTCCTGCCTGTTGAGAAAGGAGTACGACAAGAAGCTGAAGGAGAGGATGAAAGAGAATGACAAAGGCCAAAGCCCTGCAAATCAGAAAGCATCAGATGGGTGGAAGGAAGAGCCACAGCTCCCCAG ATTCGAGCCACCAATTCACGAGAGGTCTGAGAAGGAATTGAAGAAGCCAACACCTCTAGCTCGTCTACAGCCTAGGCCCCCTGAGCGCCTGGgtttttctgctcagaaaactGCAACCACG AAGAACTTCCACCACTCGCTGGAGTGTGACCGACGTCCGTCCTTCCTCTTAAGAAAGGAGTACGACGAGAAGCTGAAGGAGAGGCTGAATCAGAATGTGAAAGGCCAAAGCCCTACGAGCcggaaggcagcagagagggggCAGGAAGAGCCGCAGCTCCCCAGGAGAGCAGAGACAGA GAAAGGGGAGAAGATAAGGCTCTTGGACCACCGTGAGAAGGCCCAGGGCGTGCCGTCCACGCCAGGAAACCACAAGCGGCCCTGCAGCTTCCAGCTGCAGAGGCCGTAG
- the LOC136788977 gene encoding titin homolog isoform X1, protein MKHYLLFSPLKPEELSLIKELTSKEICQVWDSTSKYIRRQLLRKQVVNIGIGTFAVVPADTTSADGKAMVVQKPVFKPCRFMMTFYKLKCAENEISIETPFAPLDFEQIASDIHFRPEIVEQCIHETLLLFAGALLDKKDVEFFFKGIGILTVRRKVVTMNFYTEFLLEVDDTDNMYEALLTDSKMTDMIASDGKNKYTRISGNSFITLPTLILQDPHCNPISIKPKRDPQPWGKGGRRVSVLDPVVLAQRRVSLAKTAEKKTKEDKNKQGDQARFLPPIHERSGEELKKPKPPAHPRPSTAFPLDPPTMRPFCQLLKCLRRPSHIVRKEYDQMFKERMKQNDKGQRHTSQKAPQGWHEEPQPPRTAQTELLPPLHERSDEELKKPKPPAHPQPKPPEHRAFAQDSSRPQGVRSVRTKIEERRHRILMDHKLKKLEAATWNQYDSTLQRLMMEHRQKNFRHPLECDQHPSFRVRMEYDEKVKERMKENEEGLSPVSQKAPEGWHEDPQPLRRAQREFEPPIHKRSEKELKKPTPPAHPQPTPPERPDKPQDPPTTRARSVRAQMEERRHRILMAHERKQVEDEIWGEYDAILRSRSREREKNPVYHQLECGRRPSCLLRKEYDKKLKERMKENDKGQSPANQKASDGWKEEPQLPRFEPPIHERSEKELKKPTPLARLQPRPPERLGFSAQKTATTGAYYMRALREERREQILMAHRLKRIKAESWDKYDSSIRKQIFERRQKNFHHSLECDRRPSFLLRKEYDEKLKERLNQNVKGQSPTSRKAAERGQEEPQLPRRAETEKGEKIRLLDHREKAQGVPSTPGNHKRPCSFQLQRP, encoded by the exons ATGAAGCACTACCTGCTCTTCAGCCCCTTGAAGCCTGAGGAACTTTCATTAATTAAGGAGCTCACCAGCAAAG aaatCTGCCAAGTGTGGGATAGTACATCCAAATACATCAGAAGGCAGCTGTTGCGGAAGCAG GTGGTGAATATTGGAATCGGAACCTTTGCCGTTGTGCCAGCAGACACCACTAGTGCCGATGGCAAGGCTATGGTTGTTCAGAAACCCGTGTTCAAGCCCTGCAGGTTTATGATGACATTTTACAAGCTCAAGTGTGCCGAGAACGAAATTTCTA TTGAGACACCATTTGCTCCGCTGGACTTTGAGCAGATTGCCTCAGACATCCACTTCCGACCAGAAATAGTAGAGCAGTGCATCCATGAGACCCTGCTTCTCTTCGCTGGTGCCCTCCTGGACAAAAAGGATGTGGAATTCTTCTTCAAGGGTATCGGCATTCTTACTGTGCGAAGAAAAGTGGTCACCATGAACTTCTACACTGAGTTCCTGCTGGAGGTGGATGACACAGACAACATGTATGAAGCTCTTCTCACG GACTCCAAGATGACGGATATGATTGCATCTGAcggcaaaaataaatatactcgTATCAGTGGAAATAGTTTCATCACACTACCAAC GCTTATACTTCAGGACCCGCACTGCAATCCGATTTCCATCAAGCCCAAAAGAGATCCGCAGCCTTGGGGCAAGGGTGGCCGAAGAG TGAGTGTGCTGGACCCGGTGGTGCTGGCTCAGAGGAGGGTTTCTCTAGCCAAGAcggcagagaagaaaaccaagGAGGATAAAAACAAGCAGGGTGACCAAGCCAG ATTCCTGCCACCAATTCATGAGAGATCAGGGGAAGAGCTGAAGAAGCCAAAACCTCCAGCTCATCCACGGCCATCCACGGCTTTTCCTCTGGACCCTCCAACAATG aGACCCTTCTGCCAATTGCTCAAGTGCTTGCGACGTCCTTCCCACATCGTGAGAAAGGAGTACGATCAGATGTTCAAAGAGAGGATGAAGCAGAATGATAAAGGCCAAAGACATACGAGCCAGAAGGCACCACAGGGATGGCACGAAGAGCCACAGCCCCCGAGGACAGCACAGACAGA ATTATTGCCACCACTTCATGAGAGGTCTGACGAGGAGCTGAAGAAGCCAAAACCTCCAGCTCATCCACAGCCTAAGCCCCCTGAGCACAGGGCTTTTGCTCAGGACTCTTCAAGACCG CAGGGAGTACGCTCTGTACGTACTAAAATAGAAGAAAGACGGCACCGTATACTGATGGACCATAAGCTCAAAAAGCTTGAGGCTGCAACCTGGAACCAATATGATTCAACGTTGCAGAGGCTGATGATGGAGCACAGGCAG aAAAACTTCCGCCACCCGCTGGAGTGTGACCAACATCCTTCCTTCCGTGTCAGAATGGAGTACGACGAGAAGGTAAAGGAGAGGATGAAAGAGAATGAGGAAGGCCTAAGCCCTGTGAGCCAGAAGGCACCAGAAGGATGGCACGAAGACCCACAGCCCCTGAGGAGAGCACAGAGAGA ATTCGAGCCACCAATTCACAAGAGGTCTGAGAAGGAGCTGAAGAAGCCAACACCTCCAGCTCATCCACAGCCTACACCCCCTGAGCGCCCGGATAAACCTCAGGACCCTCCAACAACG AGGGCGCGCTCTGTGCGTGCTCAGATGGAAGAAAGACGGCACAGAATACTGATGGCCCACGAGCGCAAACAGGTTGAAGATGAAATCTGGGGGGAATACGATGCAATCCTACGGAGTAGGAGCAGGGAGCGAGAAAAG aACCCCGTCTACCACCAGCTGGAATGTGGCCGACGTCCTTCCTGCCTGTTGAGAAAGGAGTACGACAAGAAGCTGAAGGAGAGGATGAAAGAGAATGACAAAGGCCAAAGCCCTGCAAATCAGAAAGCATCAGATGGGTGGAAGGAAGAGCCACAGCTCCCCAG ATTCGAGCCACCAATTCACGAGAGGTCTGAGAAGGAATTGAAGAAGCCAACACCTCTAGCTCGTCTACAGCCTAGGCCCCCTGAGCGCCTGGgtttttctgctcagaaaactGCAACCACG GGAGCGTACTATATGCGTGCTCTGAGAGAGGAAAGACGGGAACAAATACTAATGGCCCACAGGCTCAAAAGAATTAAAGCTGAATCATGGGATAAATACGATTCCAGCATACGGAAACAGATCTTTGAGCGAAGACAG AAGAACTTCCACCACTCGCTGGAGTGTGACCGACGTCCGTCCTTCCTCTTAAGAAAGGAGTACGACGAGAAGCTGAAGGAGAGGCTGAATCAGAATGTGAAAGGCCAAAGCCCTACGAGCcggaaggcagcagagagggggCAGGAAGAGCCGCAGCTCCCCAGGAGAGCAGAGACAGA GAAAGGGGAGAAGATAAGGCTCTTGGACCACCGTGAGAAGGCCCAGGGCGTGCCGTCCACGCCAGGAAACCACAAGCGGCCCTGCAGCTTCCAGCTGCAGAGGCCGTAG
- the LOC136788977 gene encoding titin homolog isoform X2: MKHYLLFSPLKPEELSLIKELTSKEICQVWDSTSKYIRRQLLRKQVVNIGIGTFAVVPADTTSADGKAMVVQKPVFKPCRFMMTFYKLKCAENEISIETPFAPLDFEQIASDIHFRPEIVEQCIHETLLLFAGALLDKKDVEFFFKGIGILTVRRKVVTMNFYTEFLLEVDDTDNMYEALLTDSKMTDMIASDGKNKYTRISGNSFITLPTLILQDPHCNPISIKPKRDPQPWGKGGRRVSVLDPVVLAQRRVSLAKTAEKKTKEDKNKQGDQARFLPPIHERSGEELKKPKPPAHPRPSTAFPLDPPTMRPFCQLLKCLRRPSHIVRKEYDQMFKERMKQNDKGQRHTSQKAPQGWHEEPQPPRTAQTELLPPLHERSDEELKKPKPPAHPQPKPPEHRAFAQDSSRPGVRSVRTKIEERRHRILMDHKLKKLEAATWNQYDSTLQRLMMEHRQKNFRHPLECDQHPSFRVRMEYDEKVKERMKENEEGLSPVSQKAPEGWHEDPQPLRRAQREFEPPIHKRSEKELKKPTPPAHPQPTPPERPDKPQDPPTTRARSVRAQMEERRHRILMAHERKQVEDEIWGEYDAILRSRSREREKNPVYHQLECGRRPSCLLRKEYDKKLKERMKENDKGQSPANQKASDGWKEEPQLPRFEPPIHERSEKELKKPTPLARLQPRPPERLGFSAQKTATTGAYYMRALREERREQILMAHRLKRIKAESWDKYDSSIRKQIFERRQKNFHHSLECDRRPSFLLRKEYDEKLKERLNQNVKGQSPTSRKAAERGQEEPQLPRRAETEKGEKIRLLDHREKAQGVPSTPGNHKRPCSFQLQRP; encoded by the exons ATGAAGCACTACCTGCTCTTCAGCCCCTTGAAGCCTGAGGAACTTTCATTAATTAAGGAGCTCACCAGCAAAG aaatCTGCCAAGTGTGGGATAGTACATCCAAATACATCAGAAGGCAGCTGTTGCGGAAGCAG GTGGTGAATATTGGAATCGGAACCTTTGCCGTTGTGCCAGCAGACACCACTAGTGCCGATGGCAAGGCTATGGTTGTTCAGAAACCCGTGTTCAAGCCCTGCAGGTTTATGATGACATTTTACAAGCTCAAGTGTGCCGAGAACGAAATTTCTA TTGAGACACCATTTGCTCCGCTGGACTTTGAGCAGATTGCCTCAGACATCCACTTCCGACCAGAAATAGTAGAGCAGTGCATCCATGAGACCCTGCTTCTCTTCGCTGGTGCCCTCCTGGACAAAAAGGATGTGGAATTCTTCTTCAAGGGTATCGGCATTCTTACTGTGCGAAGAAAAGTGGTCACCATGAACTTCTACACTGAGTTCCTGCTGGAGGTGGATGACACAGACAACATGTATGAAGCTCTTCTCACG GACTCCAAGATGACGGATATGATTGCATCTGAcggcaaaaataaatatactcgTATCAGTGGAAATAGTTTCATCACACTACCAAC GCTTATACTTCAGGACCCGCACTGCAATCCGATTTCCATCAAGCCCAAAAGAGATCCGCAGCCTTGGGGCAAGGGTGGCCGAAGAG TGAGTGTGCTGGACCCGGTGGTGCTGGCTCAGAGGAGGGTTTCTCTAGCCAAGAcggcagagaagaaaaccaagGAGGATAAAAACAAGCAGGGTGACCAAGCCAG ATTCCTGCCACCAATTCATGAGAGATCAGGGGAAGAGCTGAAGAAGCCAAAACCTCCAGCTCATCCACGGCCATCCACGGCTTTTCCTCTGGACCCTCCAACAATG aGACCCTTCTGCCAATTGCTCAAGTGCTTGCGACGTCCTTCCCACATCGTGAGAAAGGAGTACGATCAGATGTTCAAAGAGAGGATGAAGCAGAATGATAAAGGCCAAAGACATACGAGCCAGAAGGCACCACAGGGATGGCACGAAGAGCCACAGCCCCCGAGGACAGCACAGACAGA ATTATTGCCACCACTTCATGAGAGGTCTGACGAGGAGCTGAAGAAGCCAAAACCTCCAGCTCATCCACAGCCTAAGCCCCCTGAGCACAGGGCTTTTGCTCAGGACTCTTCAAGACCG GGAGTACGCTCTGTACGTACTAAAATAGAAGAAAGACGGCACCGTATACTGATGGACCATAAGCTCAAAAAGCTTGAGGCTGCAACCTGGAACCAATATGATTCAACGTTGCAGAGGCTGATGATGGAGCACAGGCAG aAAAACTTCCGCCACCCGCTGGAGTGTGACCAACATCCTTCCTTCCGTGTCAGAATGGAGTACGACGAGAAGGTAAAGGAGAGGATGAAAGAGAATGAGGAAGGCCTAAGCCCTGTGAGCCAGAAGGCACCAGAAGGATGGCACGAAGACCCACAGCCCCTGAGGAGAGCACAGAGAGA ATTCGAGCCACCAATTCACAAGAGGTCTGAGAAGGAGCTGAAGAAGCCAACACCTCCAGCTCATCCACAGCCTACACCCCCTGAGCGCCCGGATAAACCTCAGGACCCTCCAACAACG AGGGCGCGCTCTGTGCGTGCTCAGATGGAAGAAAGACGGCACAGAATACTGATGGCCCACGAGCGCAAACAGGTTGAAGATGAAATCTGGGGGGAATACGATGCAATCCTACGGAGTAGGAGCAGGGAGCGAGAAAAG aACCCCGTCTACCACCAGCTGGAATGTGGCCGACGTCCTTCCTGCCTGTTGAGAAAGGAGTACGACAAGAAGCTGAAGGAGAGGATGAAAGAGAATGACAAAGGCCAAAGCCCTGCAAATCAGAAAGCATCAGATGGGTGGAAGGAAGAGCCACAGCTCCCCAG ATTCGAGCCACCAATTCACGAGAGGTCTGAGAAGGAATTGAAGAAGCCAACACCTCTAGCTCGTCTACAGCCTAGGCCCCCTGAGCGCCTGGgtttttctgctcagaaaactGCAACCACG GGAGCGTACTATATGCGTGCTCTGAGAGAGGAAAGACGGGAACAAATACTAATGGCCCACAGGCTCAAAAGAATTAAAGCTGAATCATGGGATAAATACGATTCCAGCATACGGAAACAGATCTTTGAGCGAAGACAG AAGAACTTCCACCACTCGCTGGAGTGTGACCGACGTCCGTCCTTCCTCTTAAGAAAGGAGTACGACGAGAAGCTGAAGGAGAGGCTGAATCAGAATGTGAAAGGCCAAAGCCCTACGAGCcggaaggcagcagagagggggCAGGAAGAGCCGCAGCTCCCCAGGAGAGCAGAGACAGA GAAAGGGGAGAAGATAAGGCTCTTGGACCACCGTGAGAAGGCCCAGGGCGTGCCGTCCACGCCAGGAAACCACAAGCGGCCCTGCAGCTTCCAGCTGCAGAGGCCGTAG